In a genomic window of Gadus macrocephalus chromosome 9, ASM3116895v1:
- the anxa2a gene encoding annexin A2a, with amino-acid sequence MVFNNHTQFTEEPGLYSCFTSLVGTKHRTIKMAMVSEFLGQLSLNAATVDPTYPALVPFKDFDPGTDAARIETAIKTKGVDESTIIDILTKRTYSQRREIAFAYEKRAKKEMIPALKDALSGSLESVILGLMKSTAQYDASVIKGSIKGLGTDEETLIEIVCSRSKAEMLEIKRVYKELFKKDLDKDVAGDTSGNFAKLLLALVQGQRADPSSIVDYQKIDDDARALYEAGVKRKGTDVACWISILSERSAPHLQKVFQKYKSYSPYDMQESIRKEVKGDLEKSFLTLVDCLENKQLYFASRLNDAMKSKGAKEKVLTRIMVSRCEVDLRKIRGEYKTQYGESLHKTIFEHTKGDYQRALLSLCGGDD; translated from the exons ATGGTATTTAACAACCACACCCAGTTCACCGAGGAACCAGGACTGTACAGCTGCTTCACTTCTCTAGTCGGGACGAAACACAG gaCTATCAAAATGGCGATGGTATCAGAGTTTCTGGGTCAGCTGTCCCTGAACGCAGCG ACCGTGGACCCCACCTACCCCGCCCTGGTCCCCTTCAAGGACTTTGACCCGGGCACGGATGCAGCCAGGATAGAGACCGCCATCAAGACCAAGG GAGTGGATGAGAGCACCATCATCGACATTCTGACCAAGAGAACCTACTCCCAGAGGAGAGAGATTGCCTTCGCCTATGAGAAGAGAGCCAAGAAG GAGATGATCCCTGCGTTGAAAGATGCTCTTTCTGGCTCTTTGGAGTCTGTGATCCTGGGTCTGATGAAGAGCACAGCGCAGTATGATGCCAGCGTGATCAAAGGCTCCATTAAG GGCTTAGGAACTGACGAGGAGACACTCATTGAGATTGTGTGTTCCCGTAGCAAAGCAGAGATGCTGGAGATCAAGAGAGTGTACAAGGAGT TGTTCAAGAAGGACCTGGACAAGGACGTGGCCGGGGACACGTCTGGAAACTTCGCCAAGCTGCTCCTGGCCCTCGTGCAG GGCCAGAGGGCGGACCCGTCCAGCATCGTGGACTACCAGAAGATAGACGACGACGCCAGG GCTCTCTACGAAGCCGGGGTGAAGAGAAAAGGAACGGATGTAGCTTGCTGGATATCCATCCTCTCTGAGAGGAGTGCGCCCCATCTACAGAAAG tgttccAGAAGTACAAGAGCTACAGCCCATACGACATGCAGGAGAGCATCCGCAAGGAGGTCAAAGGTGACCTGGAGAAGTCCTTCCTAACGCTAG TGGACTGCCTGGAAAACAAGCAGCTGTACTTTGCCAGCAGACTCAACGACGCCATGAAG agcAAAGGGGCGAAGGAGAAGGTTCTGACCCGGATCATGGTGTCGCGCTGTGAGGTGGACCTCAGGAAGATCCGTGGGGAATACAAGACCCAATACGGAGAGTCTCTGCACAAGACCATTTTC GAACACACCAAGGGGGACTACCAGAGGGCCCTGCTCAGCCTGTGTGGAGGAGATGATTAG